The Glycine soja cultivar W05 chromosome 4, ASM419377v2, whole genome shotgun sequence genomic sequence AATGCTTCAATGGTATCTTTCTATTTCTCTCTTAGTATCCTACTGTCTCTGCTCCCTCTTCTGTTTCTGCTCTGTTTATCTAcatttgtttgattttattttctacttACATCGAATAAATTTCtaagctttcttttctttctttccccgCTATTTCTTCCTTACTCCGAATGGTCCCTATTCATTTCTTTGGAGTAAATGGGGCTACAAAAAATGGGTTGCTTTGTATTATGGAATtaaacttagttttttttttatttatatgttgttGATGTCGTAATTTGCACGTAGATATTTGTTTCACGCATTTcagatattttgaaaatttcttcctcttttagtttattatttgGTGGTCTTTCcttgattgataatataaagCTAAAGAAGAAAAACTGACAACCAAACATTTCCAAACTTAATATGTGCTTTTCTCATTTGAGTTTtgcttcctcctttctttatGAATGTTTTCTCTAATTAATACCACTAGTGGATACAACTGTAGTTGGATTCATTCGCTGGATCTGAAAAAGTAtgagaaaaggaaataaaaaagggtataaaaggaAAGTGTTTTCTTTGTGATGGTTTCGTCATGTATAATCTTTCTTCCTATTGTTTCAAGTTTCTAGTGTGAACTCTCGGTGGAGTTTGTCTTTTTGCGCCGCACTGAAGAGGGagattaaagagaaaaaagactTTTTATTCGCTTTTCTTCTTTATATTAAGGCAAAAGGGTAAAGGAACGGGGTTTGTTAATGCTCAACTTAATCATTTCCTCATGGTATTTGTCGGGCACTAAATATAACTCTAGAAAGGTTACTTCTATTTCTGCTCCTGTTACATTTAAATAAGTGGTTAAAATAGGTTGTTTTCATGTGGTGTGGTTTTCTGTTTTGGTCActgaaatttcaaacaaaatttgagGGGATAGTGCCTTGTAATCAGggaaggtgcaccttgactagCCCACCTTGTGGTTTTTTCAAAGTAAGCCCATCCATCATAAGCATAGGGATTTATAATGATATTGCTTGCAGCATAGCTTTAAATAATTGACAAAGATAGGATTCGAACCTTTGctgctttggatattttgatgTGTGAATATTCGTTCTTCAATTATTTGCTTTCAACTGACTTCCTTATATATACTAATTTAATCATGAGAAGGAAAATAGTGATCCATATTCTCCAGTTGAGTTATAATCATGAGTATTCTGGACTGTGTGGTGCTAGTTTCACTGTTTCAGCTGTTAAAACCCAGATTTTCTTTCAAAGTCAGGTTTTGGATTGACGCATGAGCTTTGAATTTGAAACCATCTATTGAATTCCAACCCGAATCTATGCAGAACTTCCTTTTTATGTGAATTGTGAAGGTTCTACTGAATATGTATTGGCACCTATCATTTACAGCAAGGCTTCTGCTTTGTAGCATGAATATGGGCATACGATCTTTGCTACTGTATATGGAATTTGGTTTGTactgaaattaaagaaaagtcattttcttttgttatctcTTTATCATTTAACCTGCAATATGCACTATTCTGAAAATAAGTACTCGAGTCAATTTACTATACTGGGGAATCTTACATATTTCTTAGAATGTGCTTGAAACTCTCGTAAGCCCTTGCTCAAGTCTCTTACTGACATATAGCTTTTTCTGTCAACTCACTGTCTCAGATtgattctctctcttttttttttttgttttttctctttctaaaaAAGTTGAGGATAATCCCATCCATAAACCGTGTTTTGGTTGGATGACCATGATATGCAATTGGAATCTTTTGCCATTCTaagaaatttataatgtgtCAGTTGCTTTAAGAATCACTTTACTTGATGGAATCATGCAAATATCATCATGAATACTTTTGGCAACTGGCATCAATGATGTCAGGAATATTATCATAGAGCAACTTCTCGACACTACTAAGTTAAACATGATAACCAATTGGAAGCAAGCCTTACATGCTCTAAACAATTGACTACTGGATATAGATTATAGACTCAACATTGAAGTGTTGTTGACAAATCTGTTTTCTGAGGGTGCAGAGTATGGGAGAGGGAAGTGTAAATCATTGTAACCCATACCGCATCCGGAATTGACATATTGTGATGTGTCCATTCCTTTATTTGTTtcattacaattattaattttaatacaatACGATTATTTCATATTTGCCTGTAATAGTTAATTGTATGTGCTGAGTGCTATTCAAcatcttttctgtttttttgttctAAAGCCAACATTCTGTTTTCACTTACTAGTTGTTGCATTggttttacattatttttttttatcattattgggCTCTACAATTAAAGTTAATTTCATTTCTATAGCTGTATTACATCTTTTTGATTACGTTACCGTTTATTTCCCCATGTCTTTAATGCAGGATGACCTTGTTCAGTCTTCTGTCATGTCAGAGTATGATTTGGCAGCAGAGGGAGATCTGTTCAAAGCTCCTGAACCTATTATTGAAGAGCCAATCATGGATATGGATCCCATGACAGCCACCATCTCCATGATATCTTGTGGGGAAGATGTCTCCTCACAGGGACTAAAATCCACTGATATTGATATTCTTCAAAATGATCAGTTTCTGCATGAGGTGTTCTATGAATGTGAAAAGGATCTCTTAGAAAAGGCAGCAATAGAGCCACCATTCTCTGAGATTCTGGAAATCAAGGTTCCTCTTCTGAACATTGATGAGAAcacaattcaagaaaacaagctGCTTCCTGACATGCAATTAGCAAAGAGTGTCAGCTCAGGAAGTTTGAGCTCAATGGACTGGATGCGTGGAGCTGCAATGAAGCCTTCTTTCATTGATATCCCTGCAATAGATTTCAATGCAGATTATGGCATGCGGAGATCATTTAGCGAAGGAGATATAAAGGTTTGCCTACACCTCTTTGTATATACATTGTGTCtcatgctttttttatttttataaatttaattaaatcaccaTGAAATTTAGCTGCATCTATTGAAGCTATAAAGGTAACAGTTTAAGGATGTGTAAAGGTCATCTTTTTTACTACACAGCAGTGGGAGCAACTTTGCCTTGAAGTTAGAAGTGTTGATGTTTTCAGAATTCAGCTTCTTTCCTTGACTTGTTTAGAGTGATAGCTAAAAATTTGATCGCTATGATAACTACCTTACCAAGGAATAACATTGATAATAAGTATTGGACTCTGTCAGAATCTTTGTTCACCTCGATGAAGAGAGAATTCACTACCTTTTGAACTCAATTAAGAACAAAGATTCACCTTTATCATGTATCATCTGATATTGTTAAGTCTCAAGATTTAAGCAGTATAgagatgaaaaagaaaggaatgatGAAATGACCTGAACCTGATTGCTAAATTAGAAATAACAAATTTGACAGTCTTTTCTTATAATACCTaatgtatttaaaatattgCTTTTGTCAAAATCTGTTAGTTTAAATGTCTCAAATTCGAAATCTGCTTGTTATCTGAAATCAAAAGTTCAGAAGACACCAAATTTTTCTTCAGAGAATGATTCCTTTTGTCATGTTTCATGTATCCATATGATTGACTTGTTTCTTGCTATACTGGAAATGCTACTCCTTTAATGAACCTGCAATGTAATTAAATATCTGTTACTTAATCTGCCCTTATCTGAAGTCATGTCTTTTCAAACGTCCCCTCCCTTTTACATTCAGAAATGGGATACTTAATCCAGCAAATTATGCTTTCTTATGTGGGATCAAAACCAATTTCTGTTTTAAATACTTCCTAGTTATTTATTCCTTTAGTTAGCATGAATAAACTCACCAAAATCTTGTGATTTACTCAAAACTATACTGGATTATTGATACTGTTTTTGTGACAGACTCTTGGTAATGGTAACATGAACATCGTCCAATCACCCCTTGAGAGGCCCTTGCTTATCAGCAACTGCACCAGTGAGGAACGCTTTCAAAAGCTCTCAAGATACAGGAATAAGAGGACAAAGAGGAATTTTGGGAGGAAAATCAAGGTAATTATAGGTTTACCATCCCTCTAACACGTGAGAGTTTCACATGAATTATGAATAGAAAGCCTTGAAAATTCCACATGAATTATGAATAGAAAGCATTATTTGGTTAATGCTTTCTACCTAGAACATGGCATTCGTCTTTGTCTTCTGTTCTCAAGAGTTTCTAGaatttgttttcttcaattCCTTTTAAGGTTGCGAATATGTCATGGATGAGTAGTCTATTTTATAAATGTTCATCATTCATTACCTCCACTCTTGAAGCTTCGGAATGTGACATCATCCATTCTTCTTGTTTTACAATATTAATGCAGTGAAATGCAGCTTCACTAATAATGCATAATCCTTTGAAATGCTTTTAAGTTGTTAAGTATGGCATCAACAGTAATTTCTTACGCAACCTAGTTTTATTGTTGCTATTTTCAGCCAAAACAAATTCCGAAATCAGCTGatgatatgctttttttttcagtaTGCTTGCAGGAAGGCTCTTGCTGACAGTCAGCCAAGAATCCGTGGGAGATTTGCAAGGACTGAAGAGTCTGATGTCAAGAGGGAATGAATGACTTATAACTGATTTAGTAGGAAGAAAGTAGAGTTGAGTAGCTATATCTGATCAAGCTATATGGAAAAACTCAGCAGTAATATGTGATTAGAACTTATGTGGGGATTCTCTGTATGCTTGAGCAGATATTTGCTGAATAAACCAGGCCCCAAACTTCTTGGGGTAGTTCATCTCTTATCTATTGTATTAACGTCCCTATAGACGGAAATAACCTTCCAGATATGTATATAGGTTTGTTGAAtaatggaaagaaaaagaaaggattttacTATGTTCATATATATGATGAAATGACAAGGTAACATcaataatttcgttctctaatgtcaattttagttttaatttagttattcaTTTTTGTGTTCTCTaacttcaattttcattttaacaatGTTTTACTATTGCTTTTGTTTTGAAACGTTTTTGGCTTTGGCTCTAAGTTAATTTAGTCTTCTGCAAAACGTTTTAGTCTAATAGTGGCACAGCGGTGGAGGAAGAGGCCTTTAACTAAGGACCTGTTTTGATAAGCTTATCCATAAGCACTTCTAGGAGAAACATAACTAACAAGGAGTGGTGCGTTTGGTTGTGTTTGAAAATGGTGGAGCAATGATGAATGGCGCTTGGTGGAGATAGCGTGATAGAAGTGTGGCAATGGGCCAAGTATCTTTTATCTTCCATTCATTGGATTATAGGAGTGATCAAGAACGAGATTAGAATGTTAAAGTTAAGGAGATAGGTGAAAGTTGAAATTTAGTGAAAGGTCACAATTGCAATTGCTTGGTAAACAAAACACAACATAACACAACCGCTGGGTGGGCTGGGTGGAGATGCACTTCAAAAGTTGCTCCTACCCTAACCCAGTCAATCATTACATGCTAGGATAGTGCCTTGTAATTTGCAAAACGTTTCTTTTTGTAGTTTAGTTTAACTGTCTAGTGATGGCTGTAATATTTTTGATTTTCGATTTCTAAGTGACTTTCACATTAGGATATTTCACTtagtatattttgttttcactCACATGTTTTATGGGAAACTTTTTAAAAGGTCATTCATCTTATAACTATTTCAAGTCAAATACACTTAACTGTGAAATTCTTATGTGATAGACTATCTAAAAGTAGATATATCTTATTACTATAGGTAGtaccaattaattattttaagtcaTACTCAACTGTACAGTCTTATAGCTATACAACTTGTGAATTCATCTCATTTTGATGTGATTTGATCGAGGTGTTCCAATGAGAATCAGGGCATCCTCTACATTTTTTCTAAGTATAAATGCCTTCTTTTCACCAAGAGGTGAATCCTTGGTAGCCTCCATTCAGTGGCTTTGGCTTCCTTTCCTCCTCCAATCCTTATTTGACAATTTTTACGTGGtttgaaagggaaaaaaataaatagaaactcACATGATCTTTATTATGGAGtcctttcttatcttttccttagtttttttcattttgaatttgttttttaactAAACACTTGAAGTTGGACCATGTTCCatgaaaaattttatattttgttcgaAAGGATCTAAATGCGGCGGACGATTTAGGCGACTCTGGCTAATGACAATTGCGGCTTCCAATGAGTAACAAGACTTGCATAACACTTGCACAAATAGTCTCATGATCAAATTAGTAAGTGTAACTAGTGAATGATGAGACTTGGATGTATACCTATAAGCATGAAATATCCTATATAGTGCTAGATGGAGGGAAAGGTCACGTGACAAGTCCCAAAATACTTCcgtaacatatttaatttttgaaatttcagtACATGTTTATTTCTCTTGTTTTAAACTTACATTTCTAGGATTACGGCATCCTTGAATGATTTTTGAAGGTTTAAATTAAGTGAACCGAAAACATCACTACATCGGGTTCTTGTTCAGCCACATGAAGATTGATGTATTAGACTGAAGCTGCTATGAACATGATCCTATCTATGCAGCTATCCTACAACGGCGTGGCATCAAAGACTTCTTCGTGTAGGTGTCAGATTACAATTTCATTTTGGAAGAACTTGTAGggcaaaataatgttttttttttaaaaataaataaataaaacatatatgcaAAGTGTGTGTGACACTTGAAAAGTGAATTACATTAGCATATGGTGGGCTAAAAGTAAGATGTACAATGATGTAGACTGGTGGATCATTTGCTATACATGTTTATGCCATGTCACTGTCActtcattttttaaagaaaaaaataatgataataatttcaaTTACTCAAGATCAAAACAACAGGATTGGAGGCAATACAAACAGGAGCTTCCTCTAGCCAAATCTAATTAGGATTAGAGGATACAGATTTTCTACATAGTTTTCTTGTCAACACATACTATGTGAAATATTAAAACCAATAAAATCTTGACTAAGAGTTACTTACAATTGGCAATAGTCAGGTTCAAAGGTTTTGGGTCGCGAGAGTATTAAATTTCTTTACCACAGCTTAATTGCAATTAGTTTCTGCTATTAATTAAcagtatgaaaaagaaaaaatccgTGCAAATGTGATGCATTGCGTAGACCAATGCTCCTGCAAGCACCACATTTTTAATCTGAGTACAAGATTTTACAGGTTGTTGCTGCTATTAACACACCTTTCTACATCCGTActgttgcaacttgcaagtgtTGTCTAGTGTTACAACTAGTAAACAAGTAAATTTCAACTAAAGAGAGTGTGTCTAAAGTGTTGCAAGCACCCCTCTCTCTCACAACAACTCCAACACCCCAATGATTACATGGCCCGCTTCTGCTACTTCAATGTTTTAGTTCAAGTCATCCATGATTTGGAGAGTTCCATAATCTCTGGTGTTTGATTCAGAGACTGTTATACtacaaaaagtaataaaaataaataaatctaacaTTTATCATTGTCAAAATTTGTGATAAcgttgaaataataaaataaatattataaataatacaattgttaaaataaaatagtgtaaAAAATGTGTGGGGGTGTCTGaaataagacaaataaataataactatcattttatttataaagagCAATaaggaaatttaataaatattttaaagataaaaaatgtaaaatgagaaattagtgttttaaaaaaatgttattataagTAGCgtttcataaattatttgaaattattaaaatatttgcttaccaaacaattaaataaactttttagctaacaaaaaaattaaaagaatttatcGAAGACAacttaaatagatgaaaaataatagtattaatattatattaaaaaagtaattaaagtaaaatttattagaaatataagtaaaaaaagtaattaatattatccTCACTCTCAAttcatatataaacaaaaaagttatattgtattttaatgatattattcttaaaatattattcatgtaATTATAACTCTATTTTCAATGActcttttttattcatgataacaacaatgaaaaatatattatgaataattttatttttttatttgagattttggtgttaactaattttattaattaatgtaaaattattattattatatttatatatgagtTTAGAGGAAGTATTAAAAAGCTAACATCACAATTATTTTGAGATGGAAAGAATATATTAgtataattctaaaaaataaacaaaaacaagaagaaaaaaaaaccagatTAGTTACGTCGCAAATAGATCAAAGTTTtgcaaatagaaaagaaaaaaaaaaacgtttagTTAGGTTGCAAGTTTCAAACCATAACCAGACATGACTTGAAAATGCTAAATCTAAGTTAAAATTAGTGATGCCAATGGGACAAGGTGGTAGCAAGTTTGCCTATTCTCATTCTCATCTCTATCCGTAAAAGGTGAGGGTTGAGAAATAGAATCCAACCTCATCCTTATCAGATTCGAGAAAACTTGCTGGATAGTCatccaacatttttttaaattatttatttatatactttaaataaatcataagttattaattgtattttaatttaatcaatatatattttaataaaaataaataaataacgtaaatatatttaaaaattaaattgtataatttttaattttgttataattagtattataattataatattatttatttaactattaaaatgattattctatattttaataattataatatataaaatatgaaataattatatataaatataactatattattaataattataaaatatacacAACGGAATAGGTAGGGGACGGAGTTAAATATGAGATAGGGAGTGACATGCCCGATCTCATCctaatttttgcaattttcCTGTGAAATTCCGAGTAGAATCGAACAGCTATATATGAGTTCAGTTTTTATTATCGTGGCTAGTTAAAATGACTTTGGGTTTTTGGGTTTCTCGCAGGTCGCAAGAGATGTGTAATGGGGACGTCGTCATAACGaggttttagaaaattaaaatcccATAAAGAATACTCCAATTAGTAGCTACTagctactattattattattattatgatgttatttttatctttatatttaagAGAATAGTACTATAGTACATTGCATgtgctaaaatatttaattaacatttctatttacataaaaattattttaaatattatcatttctttattttatgataaatatataaaatacaaaaaataaatatgaatagaaATATAATGACTAAGGTTATGTTTAACAcgatattttaattagtttttaattttataattttctttcactaataaaaaaatttgttcgattgtttttaatagtttttaatgatttatactattttttaaactttagttgaactaatattttttaaaatattaacttttagtttttttatttttatcttcaatatatttatttaatttttagttatcatttataaataaattataattttattatttttatatcatttcatAATAGTTAATTTATCtgacatttataatttaataagttaattttttaaattttagttattagttGACTTTCTAATTTTTCAGGTTTTGTTAAACATAATCTAATAggtattatttgaaattttaaaattaaataaaaatatttttagaagtgAATAttgagtaaataaaaaatttgaaagaaataatatacATTAATAATGATTAATGATTGGATTTGGAGCATTAGACAAAGTCAACTTGGCTTGGCCGCCAGCCTTGACTTATACTCTATTTGATTCTTCAAAACTATGCATGCAGGCCATGCCCAAGCCTGAGATTGCCAAGATCGCCACACTCTGTCACTACCCAAACTCTCAGATTTTATATTACTATCTCTACTctccatcttttttatttatctttagtACATAACTAATTAATGAGAAACATCTTATTGGGTCAATGGCAAAAGGGATGAAAACTTAAATTAAACTATCGGGTGAGTTTagttgtgtatatatatatatatatatatatatatatatatatatatataaattaaaataaaaagataaagacaTGGGGATccactttaatttcttaaaaaatttcttggtttttttctcttttcttctctaaCCAAACAAAGGGTAAAACACTTATACTTAACTGaccataaagaaagaaaaaaaagagtcaatgataaaaaatggTCCTTCTTTCGatctttattcttctttttttctagtgatccaaagataagataagaagaagaaaaaaactgaaAGGCAATCACCAGTACTATGATATCCCTCCTCTCGAAGGGTCTCTCAAGCAGAAAACAGGAACCGATTCCATCACAGGACCAAACTTACAGTGTGGTATCCGTTGCATCATTCAGTAATACACTTTGTAACATGACATGATGACTCTAGCCAAGTTGAAAGGGccttaaaattaacttaacatGAAATTAACTAGTTTTGCTACCCAGTGGCTCACAAATTTTTTGAGAACCTTTGGACACGCACCATGGTCCTCTACAAAACATGAACCTAGCAGGGAAAACGTATGCAACCAAGGTCAACACTACCTAATATCAACGCCAAAGACAAAAGCCATCAGCCTATTATTACCTATATATAAATGAAGTGCGAGGAGcctaaaaaaaaagtgggaGGATAAAGGTAACTGCatgtaaaaagtaattaatcttTGACAATTtagatgaaattaatttaaatattaaatattaaatattaaagttaACTTCACTCATCATTCTCTTGCTCCCTCGCACCTCATAACTTTACTCTCTgcatctctctcttttttttccctttaactACAtagacaaaaaataagaaatccactaaacaaattttttgttgttcgGAGTTTAGACTTTATACACTATACAGCCTCCCCCTATAGAATTTTCCGATACACTGCTTTCCAAGTTATGAGTAACTACCAGCTTCTTGTTTAGTCTTTTtggataataaataaatcgtgTTATCCCTTAGCCATAAAATAGATACCCAAAAAAAGGGTATGCTTACTTTTATTCTATTGCTA encodes the following:
- the LOC114410302 gene encoding uncharacterized protein LOC114410302 isoform X1, whose translation is MWCGFLFWSLKFQTKFEGIVPCNQGRCTLTSPPCGFFKDDLVQSSVMSEYDLAAEGDLFKAPEPIIEEPIMDMDPMTATISMISCGEDVSSQGLKSTDIDILQNDQFLHEVFYECEKDLLEKAAIEPPFSEILEIKVPLLNIDENTIQENKLLPDMQLAKSVSSGSLSSMDWMRGAAMKPSFIDIPAIDFNADYGMRRSFSEGDIKTLGNGNMNIVQSPLERPLLISNCTSEERFQKLSRYRNKRTKRNFGRKIKYACRKALADSQPRIRGRFARTEESDVKRE
- the LOC114410302 gene encoding uncharacterized protein LOC114410302 isoform X3, with product MLNLIISSWYLSGTKYNSRKDDLVQSSVMSEYDLAAEGDLFKAPEPIIEEPIMDMDPMTATISMISCGEDVSSQGLKSTDIDILQNDQFLHEVFYECEKDLLEKAAIEPPFSEILEIKVPLLNIDENTIQENKLLPDMQLAKSVSSGSLSSMDWMRGAAMKPSFIDIPAIDFNADYGMRRSFSEGDIKTLGNGNMNIVQSPLERPLLISNCTSEERFQKLSRYRNKRTKRNFGRKIKYACRKALADSQPRIRGRFARTEESDVKRE
- the LOC114410302 gene encoding uncharacterized protein LOC114410302 isoform X2 is translated as MYAETGLLFPYLNNISHGLHQLEEYCKTQKSNASMDDLVQSSVMSEYDLAAEGDLFKAPEPIIEEPIMDMDPMTATISMISCGEDVSSQGLKSTDIDILQNDQFLHEVFYECEKDLLEKAAIEPPFSEILEIKVPLLNIDENTIQENKLLPDMQLAKSVSSGSLSSMDWMRGAAMKPSFIDIPAIDFNADYGMRRSFSEGDIKTLGNGNMNIVQSPLERPLLISNCTSEERFQKLSRYRNKRTKRNFGRKIKYACRKALADSQPRIRGRFARTEESDVKRE